Proteins encoded by one window of Rhodobacteraceae bacterium IMCC1335:
- a CDS encoding aldehyde dehydrogenase family protein, with protein sequence MKNLSNFYISGQWVNPISEASMPVLNPATEEQIGTVALGNAADVDSAVAAAKSAFDSFSLTSKADRLALLKALKAVTEKRFEDLAQAMRIEMGAPISMARNAQADAAIGHLIGFIEALETLEERCILSNSDILIREPIGVCGLITPWNWPMNQIALKVIPALATGCTCILKPSEHTPISAMIYAEIIHEAGYPAGVFNLINGLGDTVGSALSRHRDVQMISFTGSTRAGAAVTRDAAETVKRVTLELGGKSPNLVFADCDLAERVTASVGECMFNTGQSCDAPTRLLVERACYDEVLKIAKQAAEATIVGDPAKAGDHIGPLFDRLQYERVQAMIHKGIAEGATLLAGGHGKPEGCEIGWYVKPTIFADVSNDMAIAQEEIFGPVLVIIPFENEDEAIAIANDTPYGLAAYVQTGSAARAERVSARLRVGAIHVNGGGFNYGSPFGGYKQSGNGREGGLMGLEDYLETKTLHGIT encoded by the coding sequence ATGAAGAACCTTTCAAACTTTTATATCTCTGGGCAGTGGGTTAACCCAATCTCAGAGGCCTCAATGCCAGTTCTGAACCCTGCCACGGAAGAACAAATTGGAACGGTCGCTTTGGGCAATGCAGCGGATGTGGACAGCGCAGTCGCCGCTGCTAAATCTGCCTTTGATAGCTTTTCTTTGACCAGCAAAGCAGATCGTTTGGCGCTTCTTAAAGCGTTGAAAGCTGTCACTGAAAAGAGGTTCGAGGATCTTGCACAGGCGATGCGTATAGAGATGGGCGCCCCGATTAGTATGGCACGCAACGCGCAGGCCGATGCCGCGATTGGCCATCTTATTGGCTTCATAGAGGCGCTTGAAACGCTTGAGGAACGCTGCATTCTATCCAATAGTGATATTTTGATACGCGAACCGATTGGCGTTTGTGGGCTGATTACGCCTTGGAATTGGCCGATGAATCAGATCGCGCTTAAGGTTATTCCGGCGCTGGCCACCGGCTGTACCTGTATTTTAAAACCCTCCGAGCATACGCCGATTTCCGCAATGATCTATGCGGAAATTATTCATGAGGCCGGCTATCCAGCTGGAGTGTTTAACCTGATCAATGGCCTTGGAGACACGGTTGGTTCGGCGCTGTCGCGTCACCGCGATGTACAGATGATATCGTTTACCGGTTCAACGCGTGCTGGGGCAGCGGTCACTCGGGATGCGGCCGAAACCGTCAAACGGGTGACGCTTGAGCTGGGTGGTAAATCACCCAATCTCGTCTTCGCGGATTGCGATCTTGCAGAGCGCGTCACCGCCTCGGTCGGTGAATGTATGTTTAACACCGGACAATCTTGCGATGCTCCAACGCGGCTTCTGGTCGAGCGCGCCTGTTATGACGAGGTGCTCAAAATCGCGAAGCAGGCGGCCGAGGCAACGATCGTTGGGGATCCGGCCAAGGCGGGTGATCATATCGGCCCTCTCTTTGACCGCCTTCAATATGAACGTGTGCAGGCAATGATCCATAAGGGGATTGCCGAAGGGGCAACCTTATTGGCAGGCGGTCACGGCAAACCCGAAGGCTGTGAAATTGGTTGGTACGTGAAGCCAACGATCTTTGCAGATGTCTCCAACGATATGGCGATTGCGCAGGAAGAAATATTTGGTCCCGTTTTGGTGATCATTCCCTTTGAAAATGAAGATGAGGCGATAGCGATTGCCAATGATACGCCCTACGGGCTGGCCGCTTATGTGCAAACTGGCAGCGCGGCTCGTGCAGAGCGTGTTTCTGCGCGCCTGCGCGTTGGCGCCATTCACGTCAACGGGGGGGGCTTCAATTACGGATCCCCCTTTGGCGGCTACAAGCAATCGGGCAATGGCCGCGAAGGCGGATTGATGGGGCTAGAAGATTATCTTGAAACAAAAACGCTGCATGGCATCACCTGA
- a CDS encoding DUF3772 domain-containing protein: MARRGDARRARSVRNPVKAVAKLWAWGLLWFIWMGLNLAAFAQSSLPDYTRWSSESAYVERQILQQNVSESLRGLVANWRDQFIRASEANSGRIATLQEQILALGDPPAEGQSDPLAQRRRALNADLAKLQLPVAQAQEALSKAQGLVKEVDQLIRAEQKSALFELSKSPLSIVAWPKALLELSDILGGLLGETFETIPLALTLLAGKQLLASFVLSLLIALLLLLAAPRIVQRLSRDLIYQRQGLVSSTGFLSTLVIAVVKASGLHFLLLTLLENGFLGFQGTLLIERALDHYWAAWIFGAFWLGQRLFVGETAVLIADGKQNDERNARLVGVLAVVFIIHAVLDLVAHYEASSPHVLVIWTFPLLVLTALILMRLAQQPVASAEEAVALGASVEKTAPLYQTMMWLLRRVSRFVAIIAILAGALGYMNAANALLYPFVLTLGLLASILVLQRLVSDTYEVFLGKAGAGKDALLPILIGFSFLLLALPVFALIWGARAVDLIELWSQVLRGVQIGETRLSPGEFLTFVIIFTAGYMATRFVQSALKASVLPKTSIDPGAQTALVSGIGYIGIFLAALVAISSIGIDLSSLAIVAGALSVGIGFGLQNIVSNFVSGIILLIERPVSEGDWIEVGGKMGYVRNISVRSTRIETFDRSDIIVPNADLVAGVVTNYTRGNTLGRVIVPVGVAYGTDTKHVERLLLEIAGKHPLVMGDPAPYVVFSAFGDSSLNFEIRAILRNVNAMLSVKTDLNHEIAAVFQAEGIEMPFVQRDIWLRNPEALAGGANRLKNG; the protein is encoded by the coding sequence ATGGCTCGAAGAGGCGACGCGCGTCGTGCCAGAAGTGTACGAAACCCCGTGAAGGCGGTCGCTAAATTATGGGCTTGGGGCCTGCTGTGGTTTATCTGGATGGGTCTCAACCTAGCCGCTTTCGCCCAATCGAGCCTACCGGATTATACGCGATGGAGCTCTGAGTCTGCCTATGTCGAACGGCAAATTTTGCAACAGAACGTTTCGGAAAGCCTGCGCGGTTTGGTTGCGAATTGGCGGGATCAATTTATCCGGGCGAGCGAAGCGAATTCGGGCCGTATTGCGACTTTACAGGAACAAATATTAGCGCTTGGCGATCCCCCAGCGGAGGGGCAGAGCGATCCTTTGGCGCAGCGCCGAAGGGCGTTGAACGCGGATTTGGCAAAGCTGCAACTGCCCGTTGCGCAAGCCCAAGAAGCCCTGAGTAAGGCGCAGGGGCTGGTCAAGGAAGTCGATCAACTGATCCGAGCTGAACAAAAATCAGCATTGTTCGAATTGTCAAAAAGTCCGCTTTCGATTGTGGCTTGGCCTAAAGCTTTGCTTGAGCTCAGCGATATTCTGGGCGGCTTACTTGGGGAAACGTTTGAAACGATACCGCTTGCGCTGACTCTGCTGGCGGGGAAGCAGCTTCTTGCCTCTTTCGTGTTAAGCCTTCTTATCGCGCTGCTATTGCTGCTTGCCGCGCCGCGCATAGTACAGCGGCTGAGCAGAGATCTGATTTATCAACGCCAAGGTTTGGTCTCCAGCACTGGGTTTTTAAGCACGCTGGTGATCGCTGTGGTGAAGGCGTCGGGGCTGCATTTTCTTTTATTGACGCTGTTGGAAAACGGCTTTTTGGGATTTCAGGGCACGTTGCTGATCGAGCGGGCGCTTGATCATTATTGGGCGGCCTGGATTTTTGGTGCGTTCTGGCTAGGGCAACGCTTATTCGTAGGGGAAACAGCGGTTCTAATCGCGGATGGCAAACAGAATGACGAGCGCAATGCCCGGTTGGTCGGTGTCTTGGCAGTTGTTTTTATTATTCATGCGGTGTTGGATCTGGTCGCGCATTATGAAGCCAGCTCACCGCATGTTCTGGTGATTTGGACGTTTCCCCTTTTGGTTTTAACAGCGTTGATTTTGATGCGTTTGGCGCAACAACCGGTTGCAAGCGCTGAGGAGGCGGTCGCGCTTGGCGCGTCTGTAGAGAAAACAGCTCCGCTTTACCAAACGATGATGTGGTTGCTCAGACGGGTGTCTCGCTTCGTTGCGATCATTGCCATCTTGGCTGGTGCGCTGGGTTATATGAACGCGGCCAATGCTTTGCTGTATCCGTTTGTGCTCACGCTTGGCTTGTTGGCTTCAATTTTGGTTTTGCAGCGCTTGGTGAGCGATACATATGAAGTTTTCCTCGGCAAGGCCGGAGCCGGCAAGGATGCGTTGTTGCCGATTTTAATTGGCTTTTCGTTCCTTTTGTTGGCGCTTCCAGTTTTTGCGCTTATTTGGGGGGCGCGGGCGGTTGATCTGATAGAGCTTTGGAGCCAGGTGTTGAGAGGTGTCCAAATTGGTGAAACGCGCCTGTCACCTGGAGAGTTTTTAACGTTTGTCATCATTTTTACCGCGGGCTATATGGCCACCCGGTTTGTTCAATCGGCGTTAAAAGCTTCCGTACTGCCAAAAACATCGATTGATCCGGGCGCGCAAACGGCTCTGGTATCTGGAATCGGATATATCGGCATCTTTCTGGCCGCGTTGGTTGCGATTTCTTCGATTGGGATCGATCTGTCATCTCTGGCCATCGTTGCGGGTGCGTTATCGGTTGGCATCGGCTTTGGCTTACAAAATATCGTGTCAAATTTTGTATCGGGCATAATTTTATTGATCGAGCGCCCAGTGAGTGAGGGCGACTGGATCGAGGTGGGCGGAAAAATGGGTTATGTGCGCAATATTTCTGTTCGCTCCACGCGGATCGAAACTTTTGATCGCAGTGATATTATTGTTCCAAATGCGGATCTTGTTGCTGGTGTGGTCACGAATTACACCCGCGGCAACACTTTGGGCCGGGTTATTGTTCCCGTTGGCGTGGCCTATGGAACGGATACCAAACATGTGGAACGGCTATTATTAGAGATCGCAGGAAAACACCCGCTGGTGATGGGTGATCCTGCCCCATATGTGGTTTTTAGCGCCTTTGGTGACAGCAGTTTGAATTTTGAAATCAGAGCTATTCTGCGCAATGTGAATGCGATGTTGAGCGTGAAAACAGATTTAAATCATGAGATTGCTGCCGTGTTCCAGGCCGAAGGGATTGAGATGCCCTTTGTTCAACGCGATATTTGGCTCCGAAACCCAGAAGCGCTGGCCGGTGGTGCAAATAGGTTAAAAAACGGCTGA
- a CDS encoding CoA ester lyase → MTNRIIRPRRSFIFTPGLRPDMFPKALASGADMVCVELEDGIAPKDKAEARQKALKLFETPQADDGVERILRINSMRERFGIEDVNAVLNSKTPPPALMMPKLRTPDEVVILDQLLTEAGHATRLHVIIETNEGLEAAFEIAKCSERIDAMFFGGVDMAAELRCQNTFDALIYARSRVVHASAAAGLDVIDVPFLDLDDPEGMRVEAEKVRDLGFSGKGSVHPKQIAALNEVFTPSDAQIGRARRIINEFEKADTGLIVIDGKLIEKPVMREMYRIAAIADRLDR, encoded by the coding sequence ATGACAAACCGAATTATTCGCCCGCGCCGCAGTTTCATTTTCACACCAGGCTTGCGCCCTGACATGTTCCCAAAAGCGCTGGCCTCGGGTGCAGATATGGTCTGCGTTGAGCTTGAAGACGGGATTGCCCCGAAAGACAAAGCCGAAGCGCGGCAAAAAGCTTTGAAGCTGTTTGAAACCCCGCAAGCCGATGACGGTGTCGAGCGGATCCTACGCATCAATTCGATGCGCGAACGCTTTGGGATCGAGGATGTGAATGCCGTCTTAAACAGCAAGACCCCGCCACCTGCCTTGATGATGCCCAAGCTACGTACGCCAGACGAAGTGGTGATTTTGGATCAATTGTTAACAGAAGCGGGCCATGCAACGCGGTTGCACGTTATTATTGAGACCAATGAGGGGCTTGAAGCCGCGTTTGAGATTGCCAAATGTTCGGAGCGCATTGATGCGATGTTTTTCGGCGGCGTCGATATGGCGGCTGAACTGCGATGCCAAAATACATTTGACGCGTTGATCTATGCACGCTCGCGCGTGGTGCATGCCTCTGCTGCCGCCGGATTAGACGTGATTGATGTGCCGTTTCTTGATCTCGATGACCCTGAAGGGATGCGCGTTGAGGCCGAAAAGGTTCGCGACTTGGGGTTTTCTGGTAAGGGCTCGGTGCATCCAAAACAGATTGCTGCGCTGAATGAAGTATTCACACCGAGCGACGCGCAAATTGGTCGCGCCCGTCGCATTATCAACGAATTTGAAAAAGCGGATACTGGTCTGATTGTGATCGACGGCAAATTAATAGAAAAACCGGTTATGCGTGAGATGTACCGGATCGCAGCAATTGCGGATAGACTGGACCGTTAA
- a CDS encoding deoxyribodipyrimidine photo-lyase: MRGNVQQNAPIIYWVRRDLRLSDNPALFAAAEQGRPVLPVFIRDAAVDRLGAAPKWRLGLGLEQFDQALQSVGSRLTFRSGAALETLHALIKESGADAVFWAREYDPKSVERDSDIKGKLKDLGIHARSFGGKLLHEPWSVQTKTGGYYKVYTPFWNAVKNREIPAPLSAVTKLQAPANFPSSENLSGWSLGSAMQRGAVVVRPYVRLGEEAAHTRLTNFFQSDIASYNRLRDVPAVLGTSGLSENLAVGEISPYQCWHAGLRALQDGKDGAETFLKEIVWREFAYHLMHHTPHILEQNWKPGWDRFPWNKDEQDPAVLAWKQGRTGVPFVDAAMREMYVTGRMHNRGRMIVASFLTKHLMTDWRIGLRWFESCLIDWDAASNAMGWQWSAGSGPDATPYFRVFNPETQLVKFDPKNLYQRQWLAEGSPAPSRTASLYFEAIPKSWNLSADLAYPHPVISLAEGRQRALDNYKNRDF, from the coding sequence ATGCGAGGGAATGTGCAGCAAAACGCTCCGATTATTTACTGGGTTCGCCGCGATTTACGTCTGAGTGACAATCCAGCGCTTTTTGCTGCGGCCGAGCAGGGCAGGCCGGTGTTGCCGGTGTTTATTCGAGACGCGGCTGTGGATCGTTTAGGGGCAGCCCCGAAATGGCGCCTTGGGCTGGGTTTGGAACAGTTTGATCAGGCGTTGCAGAGCGTTGGGAGCCGGCTGACGTTTCGATCTGGCGCAGCGCTGGAAACTTTGCATGCGCTGATCAAGGAAAGCGGCGCCGATGCCGTGTTTTGGGCGCGTGAATATGACCCTAAATCGGTAGAGCGCGATAGCGATATAAAAGGAAAGCTGAAAGATCTTGGGATTCATGCGCGCAGCTTTGGCGGTAAATTGCTGCATGAACCCTGGAGCGTGCAAACCAAGACAGGTGGTTACTATAAGGTGTACACGCCTTTTTGGAATGCGGTTAAAAACCGAGAAATTCCTGCGCCGCTATCAGCGGTAACAAAACTTCAAGCGCCGGCAAATTTTCCATCTTCAGAAAACCTGTCTGGCTGGTCGCTTGGATCTGCGATGCAACGGGGGGCGGTGGTCGTGCGCCCGTATGTAAGGCTGGGTGAAGAGGCAGCGCACACGCGGTTGACCAATTTTTTTCAGTCCGACATTGCCTCATATAATCGGTTGAGAGACGTACCGGCCGTTTTGGGCACCTCTGGTCTTTCGGAAAATCTGGCGGTTGGGGAAATCAGCCCCTATCAATGCTGGCATGCAGGCCTGAGGGCATTGCAGGATGGCAAAGATGGCGCTGAGACATTTTTGAAAGAGATTGTTTGGCGCGAATTCGCCTATCATCTGATGCATCATACGCCGCATATTTTGGAGCAAAATTGGAAACCCGGCTGGGATCGGTTTCCTTGGAATAAAGACGAGCAGGATCCGGCAGTGCTGGCGTGGAAACAAGGCCGCACAGGCGTGCCTTTTGTAGACGCCGCGATGCGCGAGATGTATGTCACCGGACGCATGCATAACCGTGGCCGAATGATCGTGGCCTCTTTCCTTACAAAACATCTGATGACCGATTGGCGTATCGGGTTGCGATGGTTTGAATCGTGTTTGATCGATTGGGACGCGGCCAGCAACGCGATGGGCTGGCAATGGTCTGCAGGGTCGGGGCCGGATGCCACTCCGTATTTTCGGGTTTTTAACCCCGAGACCCAATTGGTCAAATTTGATCCAAAAAACCTGTATCAACGCCAATGGCTGGCCGAGGGGTCTCCTGCGCCAAGCCGCACCGCTTCACTTTATTTTGAGGCCATACCAAAAAGCTGGAATTTATCTGCCGATTTGGCATATCCTCACCCCGTTATTTCTCTGGCCGAGGGACGCCAGCGCGCGTTAGATAACTATAAGAATCGCGACTTTTAA
- a CDS encoding aminotransferase class V-fold PLP-dependent enzyme, producing MLDCAFVRSQFPAFSEAALQGQAFFENAGGSYTCQQVIDRLFRFYTQRKVQPYGAYAVSELGGAEMDEAGARLSAMMGVAAHELSFGPSTTQNTYVLAQAFRAFLATGDAIIVTNQDHEANSGAWRRLKDAGIIVKEWSLNALTGQLDIADLERLLDRNVKLVCFPHCSNVVGQVNPVSQIVSLIHANGSFACVDGVSYAPHGLPNLAELGADIYLFSSYKTYGPHQGIMVVREALARQLPNQGHFFNSDYLNKRFTPAGPDHAQIAACAGMADYIDALYEAHFRTDAAPVKRAAAVHDLMRAHEQSLLQPVLDLLRAKNAVRLLGSDKAENRAPTVAIDLGVSARPMAKALAARGIMVGDGDFYANRALRAMGVDPDQGVLRLSFVHYTNQAEIDKLLNALDDLL from the coding sequence ATGCTTGATTGTGCGTTTGTAAGATCTCAATTTCCCGCTTTTAGCGAAGCTGCTTTGCAGGGGCAGGCATTTTTTGAGAATGCCGGCGGCTCTTACACCTGTCAGCAGGTGATCGATCGTTTGTTCCGTTTTTACACGCAGCGTAAAGTTCAACCCTATGGGGCTTATGCAGTTTCTGAGCTGGGTGGCGCCGAGATGGATGAAGCGGGTGCGCGTTTATCCGCCATGATGGGTGTTGCGGCCCATGAGCTCAGTTTTGGGCCATCAACGACCCAGAACACTTATGTGCTTGCACAGGCTTTCAGGGCTTTTTTGGCAACAGGCGACGCAATTATTGTAACCAATCAGGATCATGAAGCCAATTCAGGGGCGTGGCGGCGGCTAAAAGATGCGGGAATCATTGTCAAAGAATGGAGTTTAAACGCTTTAACCGGCCAATTGGATATTGCCGATTTAGAGAGGCTGTTGGACCGAAACGTAAAATTGGTGTGTTTTCCGCATTGCTCAAACGTGGTGGGGCAAGTGAACCCGGTTTCGCAGATTGTTTCTTTGATACATGCAAATGGATCTTTCGCCTGCGTAGACGGGGTGAGCTATGCGCCGCATGGCCTGCCAAACCTTGCCGAATTGGGGGCAGATATCTATCTGTTTTCTTCCTATAAAACCTATGGTCCGCATCAGGGTATTATGGTGGTGCGCGAAGCGTTGGCGCGGCAATTGCCCAATCAGGGGCATTTTTTCAATTCGGATTATCTTAACAAACGGTTCACGCCGGCAGGGCCTGATCATGCGCAAATCGCCGCCTGCGCGGGTATGGCGGATTATATTGATGCGCTATATGAGGCACATTTTAGAACGGATGCAGCACCTGTGAAGCGCGCCGCGGCGGTTCATGATTTGATGCGGGCGCATGAGCAAAGCCTGCTACAGCCTGTGCTTGATCTTTTGCGCGCGAAAAACGCGGTGCGGCTGCTTGGGTCTGATAAGGCTGAAAATCGGGCGCCAACCGTTGCGATTGATCTGGGGGTTTCGGCGCGGCCCATGGCCAAAGCCCTCGCCGCGCGCGGCATCATGGTGGGTGATGGAGATTTTTACGCTAATCGGGCGTTGCGCGCGATGGGTGTTGATCCTGATCAAGGCGTGTTGCGGCTGAGTTTTGTTCATTATACGAACCAAGCCGAAATTGATAAATTGCTGAATGCACTAGATGATTTACTTTGA
- a CDS encoding methyltransferase domain-containing protein yields MMLFTSTQNQKNLPRYFSRVFDMACNMNSGQLDFALSDGRVFRAIGRNKGPIAQLNIHNPDIFARLIREGDLGFCDAYLDQWWSTPDLQAFMDLIHADNDDLYDGFPGMALVRFYEKFRFWLQRNSKKQALKNISYHYDLGNDFYQLWLDETMTYSSALFKTGQESLENAQLAKYASMVEQMDVKSGDHILEIGCGWGGFAEYAAKEHGLRVTGLTLSNEQLVFARERIEALGLSDLVEFKLQDYRDETGQYDGIASIEMFEAVGQKYWPSYFKVLRDCLKPGRHATLQIITVQDARWDVYQRGVDFIQKYIFPGGMLPSPSALRTEIETAGLNVVRSLEFGESYAQTLRRWHDVFNGKWDQVAALGFDERFRRMWNFYLTSCAATFSTSNCDVTQITVTNR; encoded by the coding sequence ATGATGCTGTTTACGTCGACCCAAAATCAAAAGAACTTGCCACGCTATTTTTCGCGAGTGTTTGATATGGCTTGCAATATGAATTCTGGCCAGTTGGACTTTGCGTTAAGCGATGGCCGCGTGTTTCGGGCGATTGGCAGAAACAAGGGCCCGATCGCGCAGTTAAATATTCACAATCCTGATATTTTTGCGCGCCTGATCCGCGAGGGGGATTTGGGGTTTTGTGATGCCTATTTGGATCAGTGGTGGAGCACGCCAGACTTGCAGGCGTTTATGGATTTGATTCACGCAGACAATGATGATCTCTATGATGGATTTCCCGGAATGGCGTTGGTGCGTTTCTATGAAAAATTTCGATTTTGGCTGCAACGTAATTCAAAAAAACAAGCGCTGAAAAATATCAGCTACCACTATGATTTGGGCAATGACTTTTATCAACTATGGCTTGATGAGACGATGACCTATTCCTCTGCCTTGTTCAAAACCGGACAAGAAAGTTTGGAAAATGCGCAATTGGCAAAATACGCCTCGATGGTCGAACAGATGGATGTAAAATCGGGAGATCATATTTTAGAAATTGGCTGCGGGTGGGGTGGATTTGCAGAATATGCCGCCAAAGAGCATGGATTAAGAGTAACCGGCCTTACCCTGAGCAACGAGCAGCTTGTATTTGCCCGCGAACGCATTGAAGCACTGGGCCTGTCCGATTTGGTAGAGTTCAAGCTGCAAGATTATCGGGATGAAACCGGGCAATATGACGGGATTGCAAGCATCGAAATGTTTGAAGCTGTGGGTCAAAAATATTGGCCTTCATATTTTAAAGTTTTGCGCGATTGTTTGAAACCCGGGCGACATGCGACGCTTCAGATTATAACGGTGCAAGATGCGCGCTGGGACGTCTATCAAAGAGGTGTGGATTTCATTCAGAAATATATTTTTCCGGGTGGAATGCTGCCCAGTCCGAGCGCTTTGAGAACCGAGATTGAAACCGCCGGTCTGAATGTGGTCCGATCCTTAGAATTTGGCGAAAGCTATGCGCAAACCCTGCGCCGCTGGCATGATGTGTTTAATGGAAAATGGGATCAAGTGGCCGCTTTGGGATTTGATGAGCGCTTTCGCCGCATGTGGAATTTTTACCTTACATCTTGCGCTGCAACGTTTTCGACCAGCAATTGTGACGTGACGCAGATTACCGTGACCAACCGATAG
- a CDS encoding cysteine synthase A, which produces MQYAPALEHLVGNTPLIKLLNASEETGCTILGKAEFRNPGQSVKDRAALFIIKDAIAKGMLRPGGVIVEGTAGNTGIGLAVVGASMGFKTVIVIPDTQSQEKKDALRLLGAQLVEVPAVPYKNPNNYVRYSGRLAAEIAKTSPNGAIWANQFDNIANRQAHIETTGPEIWEQTEGKVDGFICAVGSGGTLSGVAAALQPKGVKIGLADPMGAALYSYYTEGVFKSEGGSISEGIGQGRVTANLEGFQPDFAYQISDHEALPIVFDLMQHEGLCLGGSSGINVAGAMRMARDLGPGHTIVTILCDSGARYQSKLFNRTFLREKGLPVPEWLEEATRVVPEVYETP; this is translated from the coding sequence ATGCAATATGCGCCTGCCTTAGAGCATTTGGTTGGCAATACGCCATTGATCAAGCTGCTAAATGCCAGCGAGGAAACCGGATGTACGATTTTAGGAAAGGCTGAATTTCGCAATCCTGGCCAATCTGTTAAGGATCGCGCAGCTTTGTTCATCATCAAAGATGCAATCGCAAAAGGCATGCTTCGCCCCGGTGGCGTTATCGTTGAAGGGACTGCTGGGAATACGGGGATTGGATTGGCCGTGGTTGGAGCCTCAATGGGTTTCAAAACGGTGATTGTAATTCCCGATACCCAAAGCCAGGAAAAAAAAGACGCGTTGCGTCTGCTTGGGGCGCAGTTGGTTGAAGTACCCGCGGTCCCGTATAAAAACCCAAATAATTATGTGCGGTATTCCGGGCGCTTAGCGGCTGAAATTGCTAAAACCAGTCCAAATGGTGCGATTTGGGCCAATCAATTCGATAATATTGCCAATCGTCAGGCGCATATTGAAACCACGGGTCCTGAAATCTGGGAGCAAACCGAGGGCAAGGTAGATGGGTTCATTTGTGCTGTCGGTTCTGGGGGAACGCTGTCTGGCGTTGCGGCAGCCTTGCAGCCGAAAGGCGTTAAAATCGGGTTGGCTGATCCGATGGGGGCGGCGCTTTATTCCTATTACACCGAGGGCGTTTTTAAGTCTGAAGGCGGGTCTATTTCGGAAGGTATCGGGCAGGGGCGTGTGACTGCAAACTTAGAAGGGTTTCAGCCGGATTTTGCCTATCAGATCAGTGATCACGAGGCGCTACCGATCGTTTTTGATCTGATGCAGCATGAAGGCTTATGTTTGGGCGGGTCGTCAGGGATCAACGTGGCGGGCGCGATGCGCATGGCGCGCGACTTGGGCCCCGGACATACGATTGTAACCATTCTTTGCGATTCTGGCGCGCGTTATCAGTCAAAGCTGTTTAATCGTACGTTTTTGCGTGAGAAGGGCTTGCCGGTCCCTGAATGGCTCGAAGAGGCGACGCGCGTCGTGCCAGAAGTGTACGAAACCCCGTGA
- a CDS encoding DDE-type integrase/transposase/recombinase, with protein MTLFHCRYVTKRQGRKAALVFLKKIMKRYGSPHQIVTDRLKSYRAAMKVIGNQAVQDVGGRKKKVTGRWANNRVKNSHLPFRRRERAMLRFRRMHSLQKFASVHASFHNHFNSQRSLSKRSTFKRNRDAALNEWRSLLIS; from the coding sequence TTGACCCTTTTCCATTGCAGGTATGTAACCAAGCGTCAGGGCCGCAAAGCAGCTTTGGTATTCTTAAAGAAAATCATGAAGCGATATGGAAGTCCACATCAAATAGTGACAGACAGATTGAAATCGTATCGCGCAGCTATGAAGGTAATTGGGAATCAAGCGGTTCAAGATGTCGGTGGCCGAAAGAAGAAAGTTACCGGGCGGTGGGCGAACAACAGAGTTAAGAATTCACATCTGCCCTTTCGACGACGAGAACGTGCGATGCTGCGATTTAGGCGTATGCACAGCCTCCAAAAATTTGCCTCAGTCCACGCCTCGTTTCACAATCACTTCAATTCACAAAGGTCCCTCTCCAAGCGCAGTACTTTCAAGCGAAACCGTGACGCTGCTCTCAACGAGTGGCGCTCCTTACTGATCTCATAG